The genomic interval TCATCCAATTTCATTCACATTCACTCTTCAACATTCAATTCCTCACGTGTATCTCACGTGACCATTCATCAAACACTCTCACCAATACACATTAACACTTCCATTTTTTCATGCACAGCGCAAACGAACACTCTCTTTCAATCGCTCTTAACACTCAACCAAACAGACCAAATGGCTTCGCCGCCACCGTTAACGCTAAACGTCGTCGGATCAGACACGGACACCGAGTTCCCCACCGTCGCTTCCAGTTCCCTAACGCCGCCGTCACCGCGCCGTTCCTCTCCGTTACAGAGCCTCAGTCCCAGCATTCTCATCATCGTCACGGTCCTCGCCGTCACCGTTATTGTTTCTCTCGCGCTCTGCTTCCTCCTCCGCCACCTCAACCGCCGCTGCCTCCGCCGTTTCTCCTCCTCATCCGCCGCGCCCTCCGCATCCGCCTCCGCTACGCCGATATTCTCCTCCAGCCGCCGCATCTCGCCGGAGATTGTCCACTCCTCGTCCACCGCCGCTGTCGCCGCCTCAGTCATCGACACGCTGCCGCTATTCACGTTCTCCTCCGTCACGCGCCGCTCTTCCTCCGCCGCCGCCGACTGCGCGGTCTGCCTCTCCAAGTTCCACCACCACGACCTCCTCCGCCTCCTCCCTCTCTGCTGCCACGCCTTCCACGCCGAGTGCATCGACACCTGGCTCCAGTCCAACCTTTCGTGTCCGCTCTGCCGCTCTCCCATATCCGCCGCGGAATCCGACATTGCCAAAATCCTCCGCCCGCCGTCCTCCACCGCCGGCAGCAGCGACAGCTTCCGCCTCGAGTTAGGCAATATCAGCCGCCGTGGCGCCGAAGGCGCCGCGGCCACCGCCGCTCGCGGAGATTCACGGTCCCGGTCCTATTCCATTGGTTCGTTTGATTATTTGGTAGATGATGAGTCTGAGGTTGCTTTCAGCCACGCCCGCCGGAGGAGCGAGGACGATGCGAAGGAGTTTCTGGCCACCGAGACTCAGACCCCGTCCACTCACAACGAGGCGAGTCTGGCCAGCGAGGTCGCCGGCGTGAGGAGCTGGCTTAAGGACTACATGGATAGGTTTTCTGCTTCTATCTCGTCAAGAACAGCGTCTTTTCGAAGCTCCGGAAGGTTCTTCAGCGGTGGCGGGAGTAGTCGGCGAAGCGACGTCGTTCCAGTGGTGGCTGCGGAATACGACTTGGAAGGAAACCGAATCGGTGAAGAGATAAGCGAAATGTTCCGATGGCTTTCAGGGGTATGATTTGGTAAATAAGATGAACAGTTAGGAgatactatatttttaattttgattatttttttcttaaaatcattcCAAATATTCCTTCCTCATTTCCCTTCCATTTCAATATTCCCCTTCTTTGATTTGTTTTGGGCATTGCAATAAAGTTAATGTAACTATACATACATGAATCCCTGTAGATAGCATGATTTTAACATAAACATTTTCATCATTGACTCCTTTTAGAAACATATATTCACTATGATGATCATATATATCAACCATGAGATATGAAAAGTTGCAAATGATTTTCACCATGCATCAATGTAGCTATGTATGTATGATGTGATCATCATATCATGTTTACATGCAAATGATATAAAGTGCAACAATTATTCATCAAAGTGGTTGATTTGTGTATTTTCCATTCAGAACacggttttcttctctgtagaGATTAATACTACAGTTATGTGTAATAAATTGTTAtggtttttcttctttaaataaCAGTTTAATGTCTTattctatttgttttaaaaatagttacaaccatgaaaaaagtttaattcaattaaaagtcagttaatagtttaggaggcgttaatttcttttgacaatttcattttcagtagcaggtgaaatagaaaaaaatgtaacGTAGAATTATAgatatatcatttttcttataaaaaatataaaattacttaattttcataacaaaatttgtttaaaattttatattgactaaaaataaaattaattaataatatataaataaagtgcaaatttcatattagattaatatattataagaattatttacatgaatatatattggGCTTCTTTCAGTTTCACTGTACTTTTTATTAGAATGCATAAAAATCAATTCacctatatattattttgcatAGTTTTTActagatttttttgttttactttataaCTAATGTTCTAGAGAAACCAGTTAGCTAGATCATCCTCCTGATTCTTTTTTAGCAATAATCAGTTGATTCAGATGATactgacagaaaaaaaaaacataatttaaaggaaaaattccAACTAAAAATAGCAATTCATAGTTTGATTATGAGAGTAAATAGGTGGATGTtgttgataataataaaaagaaaaaaacatatatctGTGGGTGTGCAGTGTGAAAAAGGGAATGAAAAGTCTGATATAGAAGGTTTGGATTTTGTAGGAATGTGTCTTATTGATGTCATATTTGTGAGAATTTGGTTGGAAGAATGATTGAGTGGTCTTTATTACCATTACCTAATTATAGTGATGATGTGAGTAAAAATCTTAgggtttgagagagagagaaagaggcaAATAAATAAGAGGAAAAGGTAGAATATGGAGTGAGAGAATCATGATAGCTCATTTATTGTAGATTACCAACCATTTTAATGGAAAAAGGTCCTACTTCTGCCTCAGTTTTAAAGCCTTTAGCTACGTATATTAATGTTGATAAATAAAAGGGAAACAAGTTATTAATgatcacatatatatatatacacaccatcttcatcatcatacaCACCTTTCTCTCATGGCATCTCCAGCACATGATTCTTcaccagtttttttttttttttctgataaaaataatatactgtgtattaagaatttaaatatgaatttaagttttatgcCAGATGAAATGTAATGTTGGAAATTTGACTTTgactaaaaataaagtcaatttataatatataagtggatacaaatctcatcttacaagctgATTTTGTTGGGATTCGAATTAGGCTTAAAATTCACTacttaacatgatatcagaatCATGGTTAgaatttatatgatatttatatttcgACATAAAAGAATGGACAAACCTTATTTTATAAGCCAATTTTTATAAGCcaattttcttacaaatataataccatgtttttttttttatataggttAGTTTTTGCCTTTGCCTTTCAAATGTCTAATTGATTCTACTTAAATGgttcaaaaaatttgaattcatcAAGTTTACAATGAATGAATAAAAGGTGAATTggagaaacaaaaattaaagatatagtAAAACAAGATCTTCAATAAGgattatgcagaaaaaaaagAGTAGTATTTACTGGTTTTGATCGTTAGTTAAAACCTGTTTGATGTTCCAAAACCCGTTTGTGAAACCCTAGTtgtgttctttttctttctttttgggtTGTCTAGGAATCTGTGATTGCTTGAAGAAACGGCAAACCTAGCTAGCTTATAGTTATATCCCAAatgcaaaacaattaagttttagaaaaagTTGAAATCTGAATCTGATCCATGAAAGTTGTATACCAACATTTGCTTTCTCTTACTCTCTCACTCACCAAACTCTCCTTTTTGgttgaaaataaatcaatacCCATAAAAAGATAACATCCAAAATCACCAACATGTATTAGATTAACCAAGCAAACTCTCATTAAACAATGTTTGTATAATTGTATGGTAATCACAAAATAAAGTAGAGAttaactttatataaaaataaatttataatatataaatagacgTAAATTTCGTctaataatctaaaatttaaaaatttactttttaaacagTAAATTTATCACTGATGAATTTCACAAGACTTTATGTGTAAAACAACTTGTTTTTATCTAAATTTCAGAGATTTAATTTTGGGAAATGTTTGGCATAGCGAAAAGAAAGACCTGCATAATTCCATTGGtcataaaagtgataaaaagattatttattctgttaaataatctaataagggaatgtgttaaaatattattttttctacatCAAACTATACCCTTTATCCAAACACTcatatgagaaaaataataaaaaaatgaaaattctatAAGTTAATTTTGTGATACTGAATTAAACCatttcttaaaaacaaaatctatttaTACTTATTAGATATTAGTATgtctaataatataaattaaatttaagtataaaaatagaaatgatgACACCATTCACACGATTTTGTAGGGTTAAATGAAAAGATGGAAGAGTGAGTGCATACGTAGCATGTAAACGTAATACAAGGTTGACTTAGACATAAACGAGAATCCAATACTATCTTCTATGTCGtgttttgtttatattcttAGCTTTGGTTGGGGTGCACAAGCAACTCAAAAGTTATCATACTTCATACCTTTTTTACACCTATTTTGGATCTATTGACTAGGTTTGTGCTTTGATCACCTACCTCATTCACTTTGAACTTCTCTTTctcacatattttatttattttttatctttcttatatacatatatgctCATGTGTTTACAAATCATgcaaaacttaaataaattagcCTTTGTTAAAagaatggataatgatacttagacaatatttttttgacaacatttaaatatttatgtgtcattctgtaattgatcaataataatgtttatgattatttttattaattatagaataattttggccaatcacataatgacacataAATGATAGGTTAAAACCAtataggcgtccctattttcttaaagtattcccaatttggtctCCTTTTAAACttccccaattgagtccttataaatgttaatttcaaacaaattagtccCTGTCGTTAAAATTCATTAACGGTGTTAAACTTGTGCAGAGGtgggtagatgacgtggttaaaattctccttttaaggttttaaaattgtacagaggtgttaaaattgtgcagaggagaatggtaaaaatttgaacacctctacacaattttaacacctcaaaaggagaattttaaccacgtcatctagccacctctgcacaattttaacaccattaacGAATTTTAGCGGCAGagactaatttgtttgaaattagcacttataaggactcaattgagaaggtttaaaagaaagggaccaattgggaataccttacgaaaatagggacgcctaaatggttttaacctaaatgatattcaaatgttgtctaagtatcattatcctaaaagaatatataatgtcattaacttgtaaattttgaaaaagaaaatatactattgggCAAGAGGGGTgaagattaaaatttgtattgcacaatattttatgatttttaatattttaaagaatatatatgtttgataatatttttactttattttattaatttaaatgggttgtttatttaaattagttttataaattaataattttttttttataactggTCACCGCAACACTACCAACCTCATGGAACTGATCACCAAATTCTTTATGATTCTACATGGATCTTCTTTATACAGTGCAAAAGCATATTTAATagcaaaaatattattttaaaattctgaaTGGAAAATACTATTATTGgactaataaataaatgagtGAGGTGTGATTAGACATGGATAGTTTGGAACACAGTCAAAGATATGGTCTCTGCTTTCTGTACGCTATTTCTCCCATTGTAAGACGACAACGCCCTTCAACATTGTcttagaatatttaaaattaaaataatttataaatttttaaaataaaatttaaataaaataataactatgaaatatgatgaaaagtaaattaaattttaatttaatttaataaaacatgaatttaatttttacttttatttctatgGATAATGGATACCTACAAATATAGATAGTACGATATTTCATTCGATCTGTTTATAAGtgttgacaaaagaaaaagatgaatatCTCGCTTCAGTAAAAGAGTTTTGATGATAAAAACTCGTGTAGAAGTATAGAAGATTTAAAGAATACTTGAATTTAAGAgatacattgaagaattttaagaatttagttAATGAAATCTTGTAATCAgtatatattgtttaaattagTAGATCAATAGTTAAaagacaaaatcaaaacaacaaaacacttttgagaagttttttttttcataaaaaacctatgtaataatcaattatccaatgaaacataagtttttcaaaagtatctttgtgataattgattatcaccttttggtaattgattattacaacaagaaaatgttttttttgaAAAGGGTTTATGTGATAATCGATATCACTTAAGATAATTGATTGTCAGTAACAGTTGCAAGGTGACTATTCAATTTCTTGACCTAATTTTCAAAAGTAAGAATCTATATATTTTGGCTAAACCtagtttcttaaaaaaaaaatcactcaaaGGTTTAGAGTTAAGACTGCTAGAAAAAATCTTTGTGTTTGTGAAAAGGGGCTTTGAAAAACCTAGTGTTGGTTGAGTGAGAACTTTCACTAAATGTGTCTTaagtgattgagtgttgttgtagTTGTTAGAAAATTTGTTCATCCTTTTTATGTCAAAGGAGGTGTTGTTCATCTTTTGTCAAGAGAGGTAGGTGCTTTGTAGCTCTTTATCAAGTTCTTCGTTAAGCTCTAACGACTTGGATGAGGAAGTCAATCTTTGTTTATTAGCATAAAATGAATCAAGTTGCAGCAAATTAGTAATTCTAGTATTTTTAGTGAGTCAAATAATTATGCtgaattactttttgtttttcaagagttgtatgttgaatatgaaaaattgaactatgta from Vigna radiata var. radiata cultivar VC1973A chromosome 9, Vradiata_ver6, whole genome shotgun sequence carries:
- the LOC106773824 gene encoding E3 ubiquitin-protein ligase ATL4, which gives rise to MASPPPLTLNVVGSDTDTEFPTVASSSLTPPSPRRSSPLQSLSPSILIIVTVLAVTVIVSLALCFLLRHLNRRCLRRFSSSSAAPSASASATPIFSSSRRISPEIVHSSSTAAVAASVIDTLPLFTFSSVTRRSSSAAADCAVCLSKFHHHDLLRLLPLCCHAFHAECIDTWLQSNLSCPLCRSPISAAESDIAKILRPPSSTAGSSDSFRLELGNISRRGAEGAAATAARGDSRSRSYSIGSFDYLVDDESEVAFSHARRRSEDDAKEFLATETQTPSTHNEASLASEVAGVRSWLKDYMDRFSASISSRTASFRSSGRFFSGGGSSRRSDVVPVVAAEYDLEGNRIGEEISEMFRWLSGV